A genomic region of Pyrus communis chromosome 14, drPyrComm1.1, whole genome shotgun sequence contains the following coding sequences:
- the LOC137716332 gene encoding exopolygalacturonase-like has product MSMGLRSPNMGGVARRTSAMAVFLLGFALLSCVAQAASRGHPFRAGARRSDTTKRKVFDVTAFGAKTEDQMNRGSKKPNVVGKLSTGELPGGGVPGELPGGGIPGLPGGTEEESYDGNNIDDPNGLAFIRTWVAACRGNYKGPTKVVIPKGTFLTGPVVFQGPCNSSTEPIVVEVQGYVKASTDISQYSSPEWFSFELVDGLIVTGDGTFDGQGTWTTSGSKDSDKAAQAPSSLKFNKVNNTLIERITSLNSKFFHTHMFGCNNVTMRNVHLTAPGDSPNTDGVYISASDHIKVLNSVITTGGDCVSIGQGAHDVTVKNITCGPGYGISIGSLGKYPDELSVSEIHVSNCTLRNTTYGARIKTSAGKSAGEVTGIVYEDIIMDQVQNPIIIDQYYGNKKVVKKINDGNKKMVVPGNKKNVGAGLKKKVGAGLKKKVGAGSKKKVGAGKQMELQGGKKKSVSRNDGAGVPSRPVSKWKISDVHFRNIRGTSAGKVAVSLACSSVNPCEGVKFTDINLSYKGTSKKQTALKSKCFNAQITPKGVQNPPLCR; this is encoded by the exons ATGTCTATGGGATTGAGGTCACCAAATATGGGGGGCGTTGCAAGGAGAACATCAGCCATGGCTGTGTTTCTTCTCGGCTTCGCTTTGCTCTCTTGCGTGGCCCAAGCTGCATCCCGTGGACATCCTTTCAGGGCTGGTGCCCGTCGTAGCGACACTACCAAGAGGAAAGTGTTTGATGTCACAGCCTTCGGTGCTAAGACCGAAGACCAGATGAATAGAGGAAGTAAGAAGCCTAATGTTGTCGGCAAGTTGAGTACCGGGGAATTGCCCGGTGGAGGTGTACCCGGGGAACTGCCCGGTGGAGGTATACCTGGCCTCCCTGGTGGTACTGAGGAGGAGAGTTATGATGGCAATAATATTGACGATCCTAATGGATTG GCATTCATCCGGACATGGGTAGCCGCATGCAGAGGAAACTACAAGGGTCCAACTAAGGTTGTGATCCCCAAGGGAACATTCTTGACAGGACCTGTGGTGTTCCAAGGGCCATGCAACAGCTCAACTGAGCCCATCGTCGTTGAAGTTCAAGGATATGTCAAAGCGAGCACCGATATCAGTCAATACTCCTCTCCCGAGTGGTTTTCATTTGAGTTGGTTGACGGCTTGATCGTCACGGGTGACGGAACTTTTGACGGGCAAGGTACATGGACAACCAGTGGCAGCAAGGACTCCGACAAAGCTGCTCAAGCCCCATCC TCACTTAAATTCAACAAAGTGAACAACACCCTGATCGAAAGGATCACATCCTTAAATAGCAAATTCTTCCACACACACATGTTCGGCTGCAACAACGTGACAATGAGGAATGTCCACCTCACTGCTCCTGGAGATAGCCCTAACACAGATGGCGTGTACATCAGCGCTTCGGACCACATCAAAGTGCTTAACAGCGTTATCACAACCGGGGGTGACTGCGTTTCCATCGGGCAAGGCGCTCACGATGTCACCGTTAAAAACATCACTTGTGGTCCAGGATATGGCATCAGTATCGGGAGCCTCGGAAAGTACCCTGACGAACTGAGCGTCAGTGAGATTCATGTCAGCAATTGTACATTGAGAAACACCACCTATGGTGCCAGAATCAAGACTTCGGCTGGCAAAAGTGCAGGAGAAGTGACCGGAATCGTCTACGAAGACATTATCATGGACCAAGTTCAAAACCCTATTATTATAGATCAGTACTACGGTAACAAGAAGGTGGTAAAAAAAATCAACGATGGAAATAAAAAGATGGTAGTCCCAGGAAATAAAAAGAACGTAGGAGCTGGATTAAAAAAGAAGGTAGGAGCTGGATTAAAAAAGAAGGTAGGAGCTGGATCAAAAAAGAAGGTCGGAGCAGGAAAACAGATG gAACTGCAAGGTGGAAAGAAAAAGAGCGTAAGTAGGAAC GATGGAGCTGGAGTACCTTCTAGGCCAGTATCAAAGTGGAAGATCAGTGACGTTCACTTCAGAAACATTAGGGGCACCTCAGCCGGAAAGGTTGCCGTTTCGTTAGCTTGCAGCTCTGTAAACCCATGCGAGGGTGTTAAGTTCACCGACATTAACCTTTCCTACAAGGGCACCAGTAAGAAACAAACGGCGCTTAAATCTAAGTGTTTCAACGCCCAGATTACACCAAAGGGCGTACAGAACCCACCACTCTGCCGTTAA